A portion of the Candidatus Latescibacter sp. genome contains these proteins:
- a CDS encoding SH3 domain-containing protein → MAAMFRYTLFVILSVILARSGEAQYDVSKEKSENAPRLSPNTTEEMLHPEFWIANIKGNPDLVILTPEQIVEFNKKNSTKTYDFKDINGKPYTLRTNSLVEDPLSIRTFSGDSLRVLIKNYQRAMESGTLYDFRKKKYEDDMKKKISEQANIDAIPVTVTPRYGIMVAPSSHRKFPTHNETWSEQSGWISNNSFNALDAASPVAVLHTSRDGDWYYVRSEFNFGWVPALEVAIGSAKEIRNYVESRDFIMVTTGKVPVYSEKAPKNFLIDLYMGARVKLVKKTADGFHVLAPFRKADGTFETVPGLVKPDAGVSVGYQPFTQRNIINTFFTKLNDPWSGGDAYEARHCCGAVRGVLRTFGIKVMDSTTFQLHASDHVISFPKEAPNAVKYTYLKECEPAVTLLGSPAHVILYLGEVNGRHYVLHSTGYDYKSDDGTVMMLRRVNVNDTELEGGSQIDTLTYMCQLKP, encoded by the coding sequence ATGGCGGCAATGTTTCGTTACACTCTTTTTGTGATTTTGTCGGTTATTCTCGCCCGGAGCGGCGAAGCGCAGTATGATGTCAGCAAAGAAAAGTCCGAAAACGCTCCGAGATTGTCACCTAATACAACTGAGGAAATGCTGCATCCGGAGTTCTGGATCGCCAATATAAAGGGGAATCCGGACCTAGTAATCCTGACACCGGAGCAGATCGTGGAGTTTAATAAGAAAAACAGCACCAAAACATACGACTTCAAGGACATAAACGGAAAACCCTATACCTTAAGGACAAATTCATTGGTAGAGGATCCGCTCTCCATCCGCACTTTTTCCGGCGACAGCCTCCGTGTCCTCATCAAAAATTATCAAAGAGCAATGGAATCAGGCACCCTCTATGACTTCCGGAAAAAGAAATACGAAGATGACATGAAAAAGAAGATCAGCGAACAGGCCAATATCGATGCGATTCCAGTCACCGTTACTCCCCGGTACGGGATTATGGTTGCCCCTTCATCACACAGGAAATTCCCCACACACAATGAAACGTGGAGCGAGCAGAGCGGCTGGATTTCCAATAATTCATTCAATGCTCTCGATGCCGCCTCGCCGGTGGCAGTTCTGCATACTTCTAGGGATGGCGACTGGTATTATGTCCGCAGCGAGTTCAATTTCGGCTGGGTTCCCGCCCTCGAAGTAGCCATAGGCTCTGCAAAAGAGATAAGAAACTATGTCGAATCCAGGGATTTCATCATGGTTACCACCGGCAAGGTCCCGGTATACAGCGAAAAAGCGCCTAAAAATTTTCTTATTGACCTGTACATGGGCGCCAGGGTCAAGCTGGTGAAGAAGACGGCTGACGGCTTTCATGTTCTTGCGCCGTTCCGAAAGGCTGACGGTACTTTCGAGACGGTTCCTGGCCTGGTGAAACCGGATGCGGGGGTCAGTGTGGGCTATCAGCCGTTCACACAGAGGAATATCATCAATACCTTTTTCACCAAGCTCAACGATCCCTGGTCGGGAGGGGATGCCTATGAGGCCCGTCACTGCTGCGGGGCGGTGCGCGGGGTGCTCAGGACTTTTGGCATAAAAGTCATGGACTCGACAACATTTCAGCTTCATGCATCCGACCACGTGATATCCTTTCCGAAAGAAGCACCGAATGCTGTGAAATATACGTATCTCAAGGAGTGCGAACCGGCTGTGACCCTGCTCGGCAGCCCTGCTCATGTGATTCTGTACCTGGGTGAGGTGAACGGCAGACACTATGTCCTTCATTCCACCGGGTATGATTACAAGAGCGATGACGGGACAGTCATGATGCTGAGACGGGTGAATGTCAACGATACCGAGCTGGAAGGCGGTTCGCAGATCGACACCTTGACCTACATGTGCCAACTGAAGCCGTAG